A segment of the Mangrovimonas sp. YM274 genome:
CTTAAATCATATTCCAATCCTTCCACTTGCACTCCGTAATGAAGCCGTATGAACTGCGCTAATTCCATCACACCGGAAGATGGCAAAGCGACTAGAACCAAATTCCTCTTTCTTTCTGCGAGCTCCAAGGCTAGAGCTTTTCCAAATCCGCTGCTTGCGCCTGTAATTAAAGTATGTGAGTCCATAGTTTCATTTATTAAATTGCCTCAATGTTAATTGTAACCCTCTATTAAAAGGCGTTATACGGTAATGAAGTCTTGAAATTGCCTTTTGAGAACTTGAAATTCTATTTACAAATAACGAATCCAAAACAGTAGTCGTAACTCCTGAGGCTCCTCCTACTATTCTTTTAATAATGTTGACCGCGCTTAGTCCTGTTCTTATAAGTCGATAATTTATTTTTATCAGTTTTACCTTAGAATTGGTCGCTTTAATAATATTGACAAACAAATTTTCATAACTCAAATTTTCACCCCCTACGATATATTTCTCACCAGATTCCCCATATCTCAATGCAAGCATATGTGCCTTTACAACATCGGAAATAAAGACATAATTGGAAACCACATCAAGTTTTGATGGCACCACCAGTATATCACTTTTCATAATTTTTTTGATGAACCTATTTACTCCTCCTGAAAAAGTCTCTACTCCTGGGCCAAACACTTTAGTCACATTAAGTATTGAACAGTGCAGTCCTTTTTTAACAAATTCAAAAACGACTTCTTCAGACATGCTTTTGGTCAACTCATAATGGTTAGAGTATGAAGCCAACCTTGGTTGATTTTCTGTTATTGCAATATCCTTTAGTGAAGGCCCAAAAACAGCAAGGGTGCTCGTACACACCACTCTTTTCACCCTGTTTTTATAAGATGCTTTCAGTACATTATGAGTACCTATCACATTAATTTGATAAAATTCCTCAATATTTGAATCTCTTAAATTAGTGTAAGCTGCCGCATGAAACACATATTTACATCCTCTAACTGCTGTTTCAATTGCATCATAATCTCTGATATCACCGAGTAACAAGCTAATATTTTTATGCTTTGGGATTTTGGATGATTTTAAATCCCGCACCAGAGCATGCACTTTAATATCATTCTGAGCCAATGCCAGCGCTAACTCATGACCTACATAACCCGTCGCTCCTGTTAAAAATACCTTCATGACTTCTGTGTTTTAAAATTGATAATATTGAACAAAGAAATTTCGTAGGTTAAACACAGGGCCAAATGAATAATAAATGCGGGCCAAATACTGTTTGTATAATAAGTGAACAGGCACAAAACTATCCCAAATGGAATGGCTCCAAAGATTTCCTTCTGACTATCAAAAGCATGTATGAGTACATACAGAGATGTATTAATAATAATGGATAGTGTAAGGTTATAGGTTTCTAAAGACTCATAAAACAAAATTCCCCTGAAAAAGAACTCATACGCCAACAAAAAAGCACCTCTAAACATAAAATAGAAAATAGCCTCTAAATAGCTGTATTCTTTGGGTACCGCGAACTGACCCTTCATCCGTGATACTGAAAGGCCAGACAAATAAGCACTAAGCACTACCACCAATATCATAGGTAGCAAGACTTGAAACCTTGGAACTTGGATAACATGAATTAATACTCTGAAATCGGGATAAAGAATGTAATATATAGCACCAAATAGTATTATCCCCAATACATGTTTAGCATTCAACAAACACAAACCATTGCATTTCATTAGCCCGTTTTGAATATTACCTACTTTAAATTTCTTATAGACAAAACCTAGGATAAAATAGATTATAAAACTCAAAAACATCAGAATCCATATGTTAAGGCTAGCCTTCATGACTTTGCTGGTATAATAGTAACACTAAACATTGGGCCTACTGCTTCTACCATAGAGCAAGCTCCATTATCGTAATGAAAAGTATTGTACTTTGTGGCTGAAAATCGGACTTTATATACCCCTTTAGAAACAGCTTCAACAGGTACCATTTCATTTTGATTATCGCAGTAAACCTCATTGGCTCCCTTTGGCTCCTTAAAATATAGTCCAACCAAATTCTCTTTAATATCATCCAATGATGACCGGATATTTTCTCGGTTTTCAATTGCTAAATATGAGTCATTTCCAAAGGTAATTTCCTTATCAACCTGAACCTTGTTGTTCAAACTTCTATAAATGGACGAATAAACTAGTACACCATTCCTAAATACTGCTTTTTCCCTACCCACAATTTCAACCCCCATAAAGAATTTTGCTTGTAGTTTACTGTCAAGGTTATAAACAACCGTTGTCCCGTTATTTTGCTTGGTAATGCTAATTTCTCCAATAAGCCTATTGTTTTTAAAAACATTGAACTCTAAGGTTTGTTTGTGATTTGAGTCATCAGATTCAGGAGACATAACCATAGCCACAAAAAACAACATTGAAAATACTGCCATTGCCACCTTGGGTACAGACTTTAAAAAATTCTGAATTATGCCAATTATTATCATTTTAATCTTTAGTTTTCTTATGATGAACAAAATTGTTAGCGGTATCATGACATATGCTTTTGATTGTTGATATTTCAAATGTATATCACAATAATTTTATACGTATCCAAGATACTCTAACTTGTAAAAAATTGGATGTCCAACGATAATTTCGGACAATGTCAAGTGAATTTTTCGCGGTATTGCGTTGGAGTTAGTGAAGTAAACTTTTTAAAAGCCGAGTAAAAAGTTGATCTAGAATTAAAGCCACATTCAAGCCCTATGGCGACGATAGTATACTGGTTAAAACTTTCATCTGCTAATAATTTCTTGGATTGCTCTATCCTTAAAGTATTAATATAATCAGGAAAACTATACCCGCTAAAGGTGTTTATCAATTTCGAAAAATGGCTAGTACTAATGTTCATCTCTTGAGCTAAAATATTCATATTTAACTGAGGATCTAGATACCGCTGGTTATCCACAATATATTCGTTGATGGTTTGAAATTCGGCCAAATACTTTTCCATCAATTCCGGATTGGGCTCCAACAAGCTGTAGAGTTGCAACTCATCATTTCTTTTGGCAATAGAACGCCTTAAAAAAATTCGATCCTGCACTACATTGTACCTGTAAAAACCTTGATACCCTATCCAATATAAAAGTATCGAAGTACCTAACCTTAACGGATAGTAGGCCTCTTCATTACCATTAATTTTGTAAACCAGCACATAAATTCCAATAGAAATAATCCAAAGCACCATGATGAATACACCAAGTTTTAAAAAAATTTTAACCCAAGCTATATCATCATAAGTTAGGAAATCTTTATACTTATCTTGTTTACTAAAAACTAATGTCCATGATTTATAGAAAATAAAAGAAGTGAAAAGTAGATTTAAAATTTCTTCACAAGAGGTATACACTAAAATAAGATGATTGTCCCTTCCTTCAACATGATAATAGACATAGCTAATCAAGCAAAGCCGTACTATAACCTCAACAGAAAATAGAATAACCGTAAATTTAATATAGCTTCTAAACTGATTTCTTACTTGTAAAAAATGTAATAAAAAAGCATAAAATACGGGTAAAATAAACACATACCACGGCACCAACAGTTCTTTGATAAGAAAATTATTTGAAGAAAATCCATTTTCTCCAAGCCACGCCTGAAGGTTATTTAAGGAAATAAAAAAAACGGTTAAATTGAGGTACACAACAACCTTATTGAATTTTTTCTTAAAAAAAAGCGTGACTAGATTGAAAACAAACCCCTGAATAACACCAGCGATTAACAAAAAATTGATGACAGCTATTAGATCCATTTCAAATTACATGGTATTGAAACATTGACAATAGCCATTATTAAGTTCGTAAAGAGAGTAATTAAGATATCAATTTTTTAACAAAAAAAGTTAAACATTCTCAAATATTTGTCATTTTCACTTTTTTTACTATATTGTTAGTTATGATTTACACAGACAAAGATAAATATTCAGAATTTCTAAATGACTCGGTAGATTACCTAAAACAGCATGGTTTCGAGAACATTAAAGCCGACCTTGTGGGATATGAATCCCCTAAATCTTACTCTAAAGTAGGAAGTGATATTGTAATTACCCCAGACATTGTTGCCGAAAAAGAAGGCAGAAAACATATTTTTGATATTGGTCTTAAATCTTCAAAACCCAACCTATTAAAATCGAAGTGGTTATTTTTAAACACACTGAGCAACCTTAAATCTCACAGATTCAGACTTATTACCACCAGAGGCCATTATAAATTTACCAACGAAATGCTAGATGCCATTAATCTTAATGACAAAAAGCTGATAAAAATTTAATTCCTTGTAACATTTTATCGGGAACTTACGTATAACCACTTAGCAACTTTAAATTCACGCTTTAATTAGAGGATCTTAAATGAGACAACTTAAAATTACCAAGCAGGTTACCAATAGAGAAACTGCTTCATTAGACAAGTATTTGCAGGAGATAGGAAAGGTAGATTTGATTACCGCCGATGAAGAAGTAGAATTGGCTCAACGCATCAAAGCAGGTGACCAAGTAGCTTTGGAAAAATTAACAAAAGCCAATTTGCGTTTTGTGGTTTCTGTGGCAAAGCAATATCAAAACCAGGGGTTAACCCTACCCGATTTGATCAACGAAGGTAATTTAGGATTAATAAAAGCAGCCCAAAGATTTGACGAAACAAGAGGTTTCAAATTTATCTCTTATGCTGTGTGGTGGATTCGTCAATCCATTCTTCAAGCTTTGGCTGAGCAATCTAGAATTGTTCGTTTACCATTGAATAAAATTGGTTCTATCAATAAAATCAACAAAACTTTTGCTTTTTTGGAGCAAAGTCATGAACGCCCTCCAAGTGCAGAAGAAATAGCCAAGGAATTGGACATGACCATTAATGACGTTAAAGAATCCATGAAAAATTCTGGCCGTCATGTAAGTATGGACGCGCCATTGGTTGAGGGAGAAGACTCTAATTTGTATGACGTATTGCGAAGTGGAGAATCTCCAAACCCAGATAAAGATTTATTGCACGAATCTTTACGTACTGAAATTGAGCGTGCTTTGGAAACGCTTACACCCCGTGAAGCAGATGTCATCCGTTTATATTTTGGTTTGGGAGATCAACACCCAATGACACTTGAAGAAATAGGCGAAACTTTCGATTTAACTAGAGAAAGAGTCCGTCAAATTAAAGAAAAAGCCATTCGTAGGTTGAAACATACTTCACGAAGCAAAATATTGAAAACATATTTAGGTTAGTAATTAATGATAATTACGACTAAATTACGGTAACTAACAGTTACACATAACTGTTCGTTTTTTGATTGATGAAAGAACCCCCGGCTGATTACCGGGGGTTTATTTTTTTGACTACTTTTGCAAAAACTTTTATACACGTTAAAATCATGAGTTCTAAATTAATAGCACCGTCCGTTTTGGCTGCCGATTTTGCCAATCTGCAAAGAGATATCGAAATGGTAAATAGTAGTGATGCCGATTGGTTTCATATTGATATTATGGATGGTGTATTTGTTCCAAACATTTCCTACGGAATGCCGGTTTTGGAAGCCATTACCAAACACGCTAAGAAAACCATAGATGTCCACTTAATGATTATCGACCCAGATAGATACATCAAAACTTTCGCTGAACTAGGGGCTAATAACCTTACCGTGCACTATGAAGCTTGTACACATTTACACAGAACGCTTCAAGCCATTAAAACCGAAGGAATGAAAGCAGGTGTAGCATTGAACCCTCATACAAACGTTAATGTTTTAGAAGATACAATCAATGATATCGATTTAGTATGCATCATGAGTGTGAACCCTGGTTTTGGGGGTCAGAGCTTTATAGAAAACACTTATACAAAAGTTAAGCAGTTAAAAGACTTAATTATTCGCAAAGGTGCAGATACAAAAATTGAAATTGACGGAGGTGTCACAAGCAAAAACGCTAAAGCATTAGTTGACGCAGGAGCTGATGTATTGGTTGCCGGCAGTTTTGTTTTTAAAAGTACGACTCCCTTAGCCACAATTAAAGATCTTAAAGACTTAGCAAACGGTTAATTACATTTAAAATAATTGAGAATTTAAAAATTAAAAAGCTAATTTCATGAGACTTATTCAATTCTTCATTCTTACAGAAGTTGATTTGGGTATTTTTACAAAGTGAAGCTATTTGTTGCTATTTTTAAAAATAAATACCTAACTTTATTCCTGCTTTTTACAGATTTTTAATACACTAGCAAACCAGACCAGAATGAAACAGTTTACCGTTATTTTATTTCTATTCATCGGAATTTTCTCTGCAAAATCCCAAATAATGAGGGGTACATCTTACGACCATTGGGCTGTAAGTTTGGGAATCAACTTTGTTGACAACGATGGACGACGCTTTAAAAGTCCTTTTAAAACAAAAGACTGGAATACAGACTTACCCATCATGTTTGGTGTTGAGCGCAAATGGAGTGAATTGTTTGGCACAGAATTAGCTATTTCCTTAAATAAAATTAGCGCCAGCAATCAGCAAGATTATCTTACAATAGACCAAGACTATGTTTATTTTGCCCTAGATATTAACGGAAAATTTTTCTTTGATCATTTAATCTATGAATCCCCTTTTAATAATTGGTTTGAATCCTATGTCATTTTAGGAGTTGGCGCTCCTTTTTTCGAAAATGATAGTAATGTCACCTTAAACACTGGTTTAGGTTTCAATTTTTGGTTTGATAAACAATTTGGAGTTCGTATTCAAACGGTTGGAAAATTTGCTGCCGATACACAGCCTATTAATAGTAATCATATTCAACACTCCCTTACATTCCTATACCTTTGGTATTAGTAAGCTCTCATAAACAAAGTAAATAAAAATGCCTTCATTAAAATGAAGGCATTTTTATTTAACTCTCTAGGTAAATTCATTAAGTAGTTCTCAAACATATCCAAGTAATCAATTGAAATTCAAATAAAATGATACAATAGGCAATCGCTAAGGCAGCCTTTAAATATTATTTACGAATCCTAATTTATTCAGCATACATCTTAAAACAAGTCTTTTAAAAAAAAGAATCCAAAGAAAATTATACTCGCGAGAAAATACGTTTGTACCAAAGTAATTTTTCATTATAGGCTTCATAACCGTAACCATACCCATAGTTATACCCGTAGCCCTTTGACTTCAATCCCCCTACACCATTAAGAACATAATTCAAGTTTTTAAGTTTTTGGTCCCGATTGAGTTCCTTTGAAAAATCTAAAATATTCTTATCGGTATAGTTAGATCTTGTTACGTATAACGTGACATCCGAGTATTGAGAAATTAATAACGTATCTGTTACCAATAAGGTTGGAGCGGTATCAATAACAATATAATCATACCCCTTTTTCAATTCTTCCAACATAGTTTCAAATCGACCATTAACAAATAACTCTGACGGGTTTGGAGGTATAGTCCCTGCCAGCAAAACACTGAAATTTTGTCTATTTACAATCTTAGGATGAATAATCAAATCCTTATAATCCATAGTAGTATCAAACAAATAATCGGAAAGGCCCTTATCTGTTTTCTTCAATTTTAAATTATTATGTAATTGAGGGTTCCTTAAATCTGCACCAATAAGCAGTACTTTATGATTTACACTAGCAAAAGCCAAGGCTAAATTAGTAGCCACAAAGGTTTTCCCTTCTCCTTTAATTGTCGAAGTCACATATACTATTTTAGCTGAGCCACCCTTTTTTCCTAATGCGTAATTAACATTCGTAGTTAAGATTCTAAAGGATTCAGCCAACATACTTTTGTCATGCGCATTTAAAAATAACTTTTGATCCTCTACCAAAGGAATCTCCCCTATCACCGGAATTTCAGGCACTTGCCTTTCTAACTGATTCTTCCCATGTATTTTGGTATCCAAATAATTCACTCCATAGATAATTCCTAGAGGAATTAACAAACCAGCCAAAATTGCCATAATGTAAATCTTATTTCTATCAGGAGAAATAGGCCCCGAAGTAGTCGCATTATCCAAAACCTTAATAGAGTCTGCTGTAATCGCGAAATTAATTGCAGCCTCCTCTCGTTTTTGAAGTAAAAACAGATATAAGGTCTCTTTTATTTTTTGCTGGCGCTCGATAGCCCTTAGCAGCGTTTCCTTCTCAGGGACACTAGCAACTAAACCCTGAGATTCAATTTTCCTACGTTTAATTTGTGATTCGGCAACCTTAAGTTGATCCAAATAATTATTTATAGACTCATTTAAGTTGTCTTGTATTTTCTCCAGGTTTTCTTCAAGACTAATAACCCTTGGATTCCCGCTTCCTGCACTGACTATCAAATCATCCCTTTCTTGCACCAAGACATTGTAATGAACAATTAAATTATTAGCATTGGTATCCTCCAAGCCGATACTCTCTGGCAACAAATTAAATCCGTCTCCAGTATTGAGAGATTCCTTTAAAAATTCCGCTAAAGCCTTTTGGGTTTCCAAATCAAATACTGCTTGATCAGACTCTACCTTCCTCCCCATACTAAAGCCTACATCCGCTTCAATAGAAATCAAATTGTGATTCACCTTAAAATCTTCCTTTTCTTTTTCAATAGAGTCCAATTCTGTAGCTAAAAAAACAAAACGGTCATCCACAAAATCCATGGTTCTTTTATGCACTAATTGACGATCTTGAATTCCGTCCAGATTGAATTGCTCCACCACTTTATTAATAATATCTTCCGATTTCTTTTTATTGGTTCCATTTAAACTAATCGTTAAAATATCTCCACTACTATTATGTCGCCCAATTTGTAATTGCCAAGCTAAACTCCTGGCAACACCTCCAATCGAACCAAACCTTACTAAATAAAGGTTCCCAATATTCCTGGCCATTTCTGACTCAGACCTAGGTATAATAGAAAAAGGCAATCCATACTCCCCTGCATTAACAACATATCCTTTTACACTAAAATCAGAATACTTTTCTTGTTCATTGCTAATCACATACCCACCTGATACAACTTCAATTGTAAAGGTCAATCCGGCCAGAGATGTCTTCGATCTTTCCACCACTCTAAATGGAGCAGGCCATAATTCGGTATCGCGAAATTTTCCAATTTGAGTATACGTAATTGTTAAATTTAAATCTTCCACAACCTTCGTTAATAAACGCTTAGATTTAATGAGTTCCATATCATTATCTAAGTTAATAGAAGAGCGTTTAAACACGAAAGCCGATGTAGGCAATTCAAGTCCTTTTCCTTCATCCAAAACGCGTATCTTGGCGGTTGTCCTAAAAGTATCTGGCGTATATCTGGAATAAAAATAAGCCACCAAGACAGCCACAGCAATTGAAAGTAAAAACCAAGGCCAATGGCTTAGGTATTTACTTAATTCTTCTTTTAAATCAATCTTAGAATCGTTATTTGGTATTTTTGAGGTAGAATTTGTCATTTAATGCTTATCTAGATAGTAACAATGCAAGACTTATAGAAAAGGAAACAATTCCCAACAGCGCCCCAAGATCACCAATAATTCCAGCCTTCTTGACGGCCGAATAATTTTGATCGACCACAATTACATCATTTTGTTTAATATAATAAAAAGGACTATTAAACCAATCTGTAGATGTCATGTCAATGTGGGCCACCTCGCGGATTCCAGATTCCTCCCTTATAACTACAATATCCTTCCGTTTTCCTTTGATCGTTAAATCACCTGCCATCCCCAAGGCCTGAGTAAGTGTTATGCTCTGCTCATCAAACGTATACATCCCAGGAGATTTGACTTCTCCCAACACCGTAAACTTTCCGTTTACAATACGAACGCTTACTGTAGGAGCTTTTAAATGCCCCCCTTCAACCAATAAATTAGTAATATGTTTTTCCAATTCAGTTGTCGTTTTATCACGGACATCTATATATCCTAATATAGGAAACAAAATTGTATACTCTGTTGACACGAGATAAGCATCCATATTGGCTTGATTAGAATTACCACCACTAGATTGCACTCCAACATTAGATCTTTTGTTATAAGGTTCAGCCGCAGTTGGCTCTAGAGCACTGACATTAATTTTCAATAAATCATTTACCTGAATAGTACTATTAGGGTATTCTACAGTTTTTACAACCTCATCAATATCTTGAAAATATAATACCTGCTTTTTTGTGGAACAGGAAGTAGCAAGCAAACAAAGGATAATCCCCTTGAGGAGTAGTTTCATTTAGTACTGTTTAGAATTATTAGGAAAGGTAAACATTATAGTTTATCCTTTATTCGTTTCACAAACAAATATACCTACAATTTGAATACGTACCAAACGATTGTAGAAGTCTAGATAAGGATTTAAATGTTTTTTAGGTAAGCTTAAATTTCAGCTTTATCTGCCCTTTAACTTTAATTAACCTTAATCGCATGATACTCATAAATGCAATAGTCCCAATACTAGTTAACAATACCAACTGCCAACCAATAGGTAAGAATAATACATTCACAGAAATTAATACAATCATTAGAGAAGTTATTGAAATGATAAAGGTAGTTTGCCAATGCTTAAAACCATTCCCTATGATACGATGATGGATATGATTTGTATCCGGATGAAATGGACTTTTCTTCAATATAAACATACGGATACAAAATACCCTAAATGTATCAAATAATGGAAAAAACAATATGGCCAAAGCGATGACCGGAGCCGAATTACTGAATGAATTAGCTTCTTGTATTTGACTATACCAAATAAAATTTACGGCTTGAAAGGCTAGTAAAAATCCAATAATCATAGACCCGGTATCACCCATGAAAATTTTTTGTCTACTCGAGAAATTATGTCTTAAAAATGGCAACAAGGCTCCAACTGTAATAAAAGAAATTGCAGCTAGAACAAACTGCTCGGTCATGCAAAAAAACATCCCAAAACAAGTACTTGCAAGCAGCCCTATACAACCTGCTAACCCATCGACACCATCAATCAAATTATAGGCATTTATAATCAACACATAAACAAACAATGTAAACAACACAGATATTGCATAAGGTAATTCTCCAACATCAAAAATACCAGAAAAATTCATAATTCGAATATCCGTAATCATAATAACCACTAGGGAACTAAATACTTGGCCTATAAACTTTTTCCTAGGTGACAGAACCAACAAATCATCTTTAATTCCAAGAAAAAATAAGACTATGAGCCCTGCTAAAAGCGTCAAAATTTTGTTGTCATACAACATACTTCCCAATAAGGAAAGTACCACCGATATCCCTAGAAAAATTCCAACTCCACCCAAGGTTGGAATCCCTTTTTTATGAACGCTCCTTATCCCAGGCTCATCCACAAGATGTTTTGTTTTTGCCACGTGAATAACTACTGGCAATGCAGAAAAAGAAATGATAAACGCCAAGAAACTTGGCACAAGCAACCACAGGTAAACATAATCGCCCCTAAAAAAATTATAAATAATCGGATTCATGGTTGTTAAGATAATTGTTAATAGCTGTAATAAGGATAACAAAAATACAACTTTCAAATTATTAATCTTTGCATTTCATCTATAATAACTTTTTTTTTATAATTATTTAATATTCAGGCATGTATTGATTTTTTTTCACAATTATAAGCCTAAAAAAAAATGAAAAATTTATTTTGGATTATCTCTAAAAAACAATTAGCACAATGTTGAAAAGTCTATCTATCAAAATGTTAACAAACTATACCTTCTTAACTAAGTATCCGCCAAATAAGAAGTTTTAGAACTTAAGGTTTTTTAAAAAATTGAGGGATTTTAGAACAATTTTTAAGCACTAAAGACCAAATAGGAAAAGAGAGTTTATTAAATTTAAGGGCTCGATAATCCTCCATAGATTTTGTGATTATATTCTTTAAACTTCTATTGCTAGCTCCTCCAACCCTCATTTTTGTTATAACTTCAGGCAAATATTTAAATTGCAATGTTTTATCACAAAAAATGCGAAGCATCATATCGTAATCTGCGGCAATTTTAAACTCCGTATTGAACAAACCGTGTTTTGTATAAACCTCCTTTTTTAGAAATACCGTAGGATGCGCTGGCATCCATCCGCGATTCAAAAGGCTTTTAGAAAATGGTTGACTTTGCCAATGTCTAACTATCTTGTTTGTGTCCTTGGAGCTAACATAATCTAAGTTACCATAAACCCCATCAGTAGCCCCTTCAGAAAAGGTAGCGACTATATTCCCTATAGTACAGGTGGAATTAAAAAAATCATCTGAATGCAAAAAGCCAACAACATCTCCTGTTGCGGCTTTAATTCCTTTATTCAAGGCATCATATATCCCTTTATCAGATTCTGAAACCAGTACAATGTTAGTATACTGTTGCTTATAAGAATTTATTATAGACAAGGTGTGATCTGAAGAAGCACCATCAATAATAATATACTCAATATTAGGGTAATCTTGAGATAAGACCGATTTTATACATCCCTCAATAGTTGCTTCGCTATTATAGGTAGCGGTTATAATGGATACTTTCATTTACTCTATTATTCTTTTTCTAAGCAATACAGCGGGATTACCTTGATAAATCCCAAAAGACTCCAAATCTTTTGTGGCCACTGAATTTACAGCGAGCACACTATGCTCTTTCAAAACTATTCCAGGACACACAACAGATTTAGCACCTACCCAAGCACCGTTTTCAACCGTTATACTTCCTATAATCAAATCGAAAGAAGGCTTTTTGTAATTATGATTCCCGCATAACAACATGGCTCCTTGCGATACACACACATTACTTCCAATAGTCACCTCTGCTAAATTATCGATCCAAACCTTTTCTCCAATCCAGGAAAAATCACCAATCGTCA
Coding sequences within it:
- a CDS encoding NAD-dependent epimerase/dehydratase family protein, translated to MKVFLTGATGYVGHELALALAQNDIKVHALVRDLKSSKIPKHKNISLLLGDIRDYDAIETAVRGCKYVFHAAAYTNLRDSNIEEFYQINVIGTHNVLKASYKNRVKRVVCTSTLAVFGPSLKDIAITENQPRLASYSNHYELTKSMSEEVVFEFVKKGLHCSILNVTKVFGPGVETFSGGVNRFIKKIMKSDILVVPSKLDVVSNYVFISDVVKAHMLALRYGESGEKYIVGGENLSYENLFVNIIKATNSKVKLIKINYRLIRTGLSAVNIIKRIVGGASGVTTTVLDSLFVNRISSSQKAISRLHYRITPFNRGLQLTLRQFNK
- a CDS encoding CPBP family intramembrane glutamic endopeptidase, producing MKGQFAVPKEYSYLEAIFYFMFRGAFLLAYEFFFRGILFYESLETYNLTLSIIINTSLYVLIHAFDSQKEIFGAIPFGIVLCLFTYYTNSIWPAFIIHLALCLTYEISLFNIINFKTQKS
- a CDS encoding DUF6134 family protein; its protein translation is MAVFSMLFFVAMVMSPESDDSNHKQTLEFNVFKNNRLIGEISITKQNNGTTVVYNLDSKLQAKFFMGVEIVGREKAVFRNGVLVYSSIYRSLNNKVQVDKEITFGNDSYLAIENRENIRSSLDDIKENLVGLYFKEPKGANEVYCDNQNEMVPVEAVSKGVYKVRFSATKYNTFHYDNGACSMVEAVGPMFSVTIIPAKS
- a CDS encoding helix-turn-helix domain-containing protein → MDLIAVINFLLIAGVIQGFVFNLVTLFFKKKFNKVVVYLNLTVFFISLNNLQAWLGENGFSSNNFLIKELLVPWYVFILPVFYAFLLHFLQVRNQFRSYIKFTVILFSVEVIVRLCLISYVYYHVEGRDNHLILVYTSCEEILNLLFTSFIFYKSWTLVFSKQDKYKDFLTYDDIAWVKIFLKLGVFIMVLWIISIGIYVLVYKINGNEEAYYPLRLGTSILLYWIGYQGFYRYNVVQDRIFLRRSIAKRNDELQLYSLLEPNPELMEKYLAEFQTINEYIVDNQRYLDPQLNMNILAQEMNISTSHFSKLINTFSGYSFPDYINTLRIEQSKKLLADESFNQYTIVAIGLECGFNSRSTFYSAFKKFTSLTPTQYREKFT
- a CDS encoding RNA polymerase sigma factor RpoD/SigA; the encoded protein is MRQLKITKQVTNRETASLDKYLQEIGKVDLITADEEVELAQRIKAGDQVALEKLTKANLRFVVSVAKQYQNQGLTLPDLINEGNLGLIKAAQRFDETRGFKFISYAVWWIRQSILQALAEQSRIVRLPLNKIGSINKINKTFAFLEQSHERPPSAEEIAKELDMTINDVKESMKNSGRHVSMDAPLVEGEDSNLYDVLRSGESPNPDKDLLHESLRTEIERALETLTPREADVIRLYFGLGDQHPMTLEEIGETFDLTRERVRQIKEKAIRRLKHTSRSKILKTYLG
- the rpe gene encoding ribulose-phosphate 3-epimerase → MSSKLIAPSVLAADFANLQRDIEMVNSSDADWFHIDIMDGVFVPNISYGMPVLEAITKHAKKTIDVHLMIIDPDRYIKTFAELGANNLTVHYEACTHLHRTLQAIKTEGMKAGVALNPHTNVNVLEDTINDIDLVCIMSVNPGFGGQSFIENTYTKVKQLKDLIIRKGADTKIEIDGGVTSKNAKALVDAGADVLVAGSFVFKSTTPLATIKDLKDLANG
- a CDS encoding GumC family protein, producing the protein MTNSTSKIPNNDSKIDLKEELSKYLSHWPWFLLSIAVAVLVAYFYSRYTPDTFRTTAKIRVLDEGKGLELPTSAFVFKRSSINLDNDMELIKSKRLLTKVVEDLNLTITYTQIGKFRDTELWPAPFRVVERSKTSLAGLTFTIEVVSGGYVISNEQEKYSDFSVKGYVVNAGEYGLPFSIIPRSESEMARNIGNLYLVRFGSIGGVARSLAWQLQIGRHNSSGDILTISLNGTNKKKSEDIINKVVEQFNLDGIQDRQLVHKRTMDFVDDRFVFLATELDSIEKEKEDFKVNHNLISIEADVGFSMGRKVESDQAVFDLETQKALAEFLKESLNTGDGFNLLPESIGLEDTNANNLIVHYNVLVQERDDLIVSAGSGNPRVISLEENLEKIQDNLNESINNYLDQLKVAESQIKRRKIESQGLVASVPEKETLLRAIERQQKIKETLYLFLLQKREEAAINFAITADSIKVLDNATTSGPISPDRNKIYIMAILAGLLIPLGIIYGVNYLDTKIHGKNQLERQVPEIPVIGEIPLVEDQKLFLNAHDKSMLAESFRILTTNVNYALGKKGGSAKIVYVTSTIKGEGKTFVATNLALAFASVNHKVLLIGADLRNPQLHNNLKLKKTDKGLSDYLFDTTMDYKDLIIHPKIVNRQNFSVLLAGTIPPNPSELFVNGRFETMLEELKKGYDYIVIDTAPTLLVTDTLLISQYSDVTLYVTRSNYTDKNILDFSKELNRDQKLKNLNYVLNGVGGLKSKGYGYNYGYGYGYEAYNEKLLWYKRIFSRV
- a CDS encoding polysaccharide biosynthesis/export family protein yields the protein MKLLLKGIILCLLATSCSTKKQVLYFQDIDEVVKTVEYPNSTIQVNDLLKINVSALEPTAAEPYNKRSNVGVQSSGGNSNQANMDAYLVSTEYTILFPILGYIDVRDKTTTELEKHITNLLVEGGHLKAPTVSVRIVNGKFTVLGEVKSPGMYTFDEQSITLTQALGMAGDLTIKGKRKDIVVIREESGIREVAHIDMTSTDWFNSPFYYIKQNDVIVVDQNYSAVKKAGIIGDLGALLGIVSFSISLALLLSR